The following are encoded in a window of Leptospira selangorensis genomic DNA:
- a CDS encoding LIC12048 family lipoprotein — MKNFHKIPAKIKATALFIAFNLLGCSGSWNFWDDGNVDLSKATWLVAEKVPLIVDKGGIPGVTPTIPVNNLFTLPPGTKVKASALGGVIDPTGTTIVNDFDGDGILNVNETTTNVWVADYPVIEAIIAPPVTMKIQILKNSQNTTDEITSDITSSDFESTKAQGSERIHQNEMNLRTVQFQDSFSSSNELSNSNSQSTAYGTQSGIGPVQLGLNYSSSTSNSWEAKNSVSMTTTKWADKPFKNNIDTQANNLKSSSATSKAKKYRSEKTQKINETSQVDVNAGYVRAALYIKNTSVNMPVKLTNILCSLMFENGTGDLIPIESFRLRNDDYSLFEVNVYGGSEFGPYVVQLPKLNTAEIENAMAAGYNPKIFIVDYEMSHVPDSNYKSSLLNFSGNNLKIIEENAKGRTGLIRIYGPNMRQMYRVAAFDTPDSSDPCVKTATTLSPGITLKKALERLQCNGLKIEFQDYIVDLSEVAPALGEFKLHLKGIKTLGPIPTNIPCDPQTRTGSDGVSRTACVQKPISTWSEEEKANAGVWAIYSNGKYYNLTEYFRDLDDSIRTFDPTNSQKVPMVKGVDSTIWAGDYYDIVYISFKDLLKKEEEKTFGTNPLETQREYKLNTSWDLNSFGNYPYDPEIKSLFLGKLGFGERFELNLKLDSNQYITPNFGLPTISGTFQYFSDFSYNITNDLKKLSINEAADMEISLGFGGERSDWFHVVKDLDNSNAYKPKNCGRTLDYVNQTYSLCIELPTAHDYVDPAVSLINLYLRPSLNSAYRRTIWPLRYQDVRKMRGELGNPVEIGNTSVKVSRSTGLAEVGENIYILGDPNTYTISSIGTPTSDGSYSVIINPAIKKFSRKTTEVFVKGSLTSPDVRLSVENSFYTDWNSQVQSAFIPNGWNTKQYLPFESGSSVNCTTNLFHPLSCLGVNASLDAINWMGNYNKGVPYWNSWADASNFPTFLSTGLFGLSSNTGKVYRLDASKADFPVSENSSYILTSEPKVVISGDTALTVYYSGMNEGSVLKGKYYKVSTGEALSSEFSIVESIPNYQVISNSFILDVKNSYAAVAFVAASYDTEGLTTSQNVYVKFYNISTLATSGTSQLAGQKTDWDYPGAISVSIGDTKAIVAWTDYSGSNKILKTRIYQLSTGLATGAAATSITLPVNVNGPIKVSTKSQGDNAIVAFAAQFSNAMYYAAISSINIATGTKIKETMLNSGNFISVNPVNMFNPSSDFSLCASSDKGFLVWKTPENNLAAQIITISTGNISTPIVIYDTGISQVKCEATGSIGILNYSKGNRIYIKTVDLNTALVRETSPLVIDSMIGATSKKLGSVFLSGSNLISLWEHNEGGKSTIRGRSVSISPLAVRGPGDFFVSTTNQGNQTAPYIAGNSQNAFVVWYSVETFTPKIRGSFFNLSNLPGALQYGMNNFFIAPMIERDFTIWTKVTQ; from the coding sequence ATGAAAAATTTTCATAAAATTCCCGCAAAAATCAAAGCAACTGCCCTATTTATCGCCTTCAACCTTTTGGGATGCTCCGGGAGCTGGAACTTTTGGGATGATGGAAATGTGGACTTATCAAAAGCTACATGGCTCGTTGCGGAAAAAGTCCCTCTAATCGTAGATAAAGGAGGAATCCCAGGCGTTACCCCAACTATTCCGGTGAACAATCTATTCACTTTACCTCCTGGAACAAAGGTAAAAGCTTCAGCGTTAGGCGGAGTCATTGATCCAACCGGAACAACGATCGTGAATGATTTCGACGGGGATGGGATCCTAAATGTGAACGAAACGACGACGAACGTTTGGGTGGCGGACTATCCGGTAATAGAAGCGATTATCGCTCCCCCAGTAACAATGAAAATTCAGATTCTGAAAAATTCCCAGAATACAACGGATGAAATTACGAGCGATATCACATCATCGGACTTCGAATCCACTAAGGCACAAGGTTCAGAAAGGATCCACCAAAATGAGATGAATTTGAGAACCGTACAATTCCAAGATTCCTTCTCTAGTTCAAATGAATTATCTAACTCAAATAGCCAAAGTACGGCATATGGAACTCAAAGCGGAATCGGTCCAGTGCAACTCGGGCTTAATTACTCATCGAGTACATCGAATAGTTGGGAAGCAAAAAACTCGGTCTCAATGACTACAACAAAGTGGGCCGACAAACCGTTTAAGAATAATATAGATACCCAAGCGAATAACTTAAAATCCTCATCGGCTACTTCCAAAGCCAAAAAATACCGTTCCGAAAAAACCCAAAAAATAAATGAGACCTCTCAAGTAGATGTTAATGCTGGTTATGTACGGGCTGCTTTATATATAAAGAATACATCAGTCAACATGCCGGTAAAACTTACGAACATACTTTGTTCACTAATGTTCGAAAATGGAACAGGCGATCTAATTCCGATCGAAAGCTTCCGCTTAAGAAATGACGATTACAGTCTTTTCGAAGTGAATGTTTATGGCGGATCCGAATTCGGCCCTTATGTAGTACAACTGCCGAAATTAAATACGGCGGAAATTGAAAACGCTATGGCCGCAGGTTATAACCCTAAAATTTTCATCGTAGATTATGAGATGAGTCATGTACCTGATTCAAATTATAAATCTTCTCTCTTAAACTTCTCTGGAAATAATCTAAAGATCATAGAAGAAAATGCAAAAGGCAGAACTGGATTAATTAGGATCTACGGTCCAAACATGAGACAGATGTATCGTGTTGCAGCATTTGACACTCCGGATAGCTCTGATCCTTGTGTAAAAACAGCGACGACACTTTCTCCCGGAATAACCTTAAAGAAAGCCTTAGAAAGACTGCAATGTAATGGATTAAAAATAGAGTTTCAAGATTACATAGTGGATCTTTCCGAAGTTGCTCCTGCATTAGGGGAATTTAAATTACATTTAAAAGGAATTAAAACGTTAGGACCAATACCTACAAATATTCCATGCGATCCTCAAACTCGAACCGGGTCGGACGGTGTTTCTAGAACTGCTTGTGTGCAAAAACCTATCAGCACTTGGTCAGAAGAAGAAAAAGCGAACGCAGGTGTTTGGGCGATCTATTCAAACGGTAAATATTATAATCTAACTGAATATTTCAGGGATTTAGATGATTCTATCAGGACATTCGATCCGACAAATAGCCAAAAGGTCCCAATGGTTAAAGGAGTAGATTCTACTATTTGGGCAGGAGACTATTACGATATCGTTTATATCTCTTTCAAAGATCTATTAAAGAAAGAAGAAGAAAAAACTTTCGGTACGAACCCGTTAGAAACTCAGAGAGAATACAAACTTAACACTTCCTGGGATCTTAATTCATTCGGGAATTATCCTTATGATCCTGAAATTAAATCTCTCTTTTTAGGCAAATTAGGATTTGGTGAAAGATTCGAGCTAAATTTAAAACTTGATTCCAATCAATATATAACGCCAAATTTCGGTCTTCCAACTATTAGTGGGACCTTCCAATATTTTTCCGACTTCAGTTATAATATTACAAACGATCTTAAGAAACTTTCTATTAATGAAGCCGCTGATATGGAAATTAGTTTAGGTTTTGGCGGAGAAAGATCCGACTGGTTTCATGTAGTAAAAGACTTAGATAATTCAAACGCTTATAAACCTAAAAATTGCGGACGTACTTTAGATTATGTAAATCAAACCTACTCTCTATGCATCGAATTACCGACAGCCCATGACTACGTAGATCCCGCAGTAAGTTTAATTAATTTATACCTCCGTCCTTCTTTAAATAGTGCCTATCGTAGAACCATTTGGCCTTTACGATATCAAGATGTTCGTAAAATGCGGGGAGAATTAGGAAATCCGGTAGAAATTGGTAACACTTCGGTTAAAGTATCGCGTAGTACTGGTTTGGCCGAGGTAGGTGAAAATATCTATATTTTAGGCGATCCTAATACCTATACTATTTCCTCAATCGGAACTCCTACTTCTGACGGTTCTTACAGCGTAATAATCAACCCTGCAATCAAAAAGTTTTCCAGAAAGACTACGGAAGTTTTTGTAAAAGGTTCTTTGACCTCACCGGATGTCAGATTAAGTGTCGAAAACAGTTTTTATACCGATTGGAATTCACAAGTGCAATCCGCTTTCATTCCGAATGGATGGAATACAAAACAATATCTCCCTTTTGAATCTGGAAGTTCCGTAAATTGTACTACGAATTTATTTCATCCTTTAAGTTGTTTGGGAGTAAACGCAAGCTTAGATGCGATTAACTGGATGGGAAATTATAATAAGGGAGTACCTTATTGGAATTCTTGGGCAGATGCATCTAATTTTCCAACATTTTTATCTACCGGATTATTCGGGCTTTCTTCGAATACTGGAAAGGTATATAGATTGGATGCATCAAAGGCAGATTTTCCTGTTAGTGAAAATAGCAGCTACATCCTTACTTCTGAACCTAAAGTAGTAATTTCCGGTGATACCGCGCTAACAGTTTATTATAGCGGAATGAATGAAGGATCTGTATTAAAGGGAAAATATTATAAAGTCTCTACTGGAGAAGCTTTATCTAGCGAGTTTTCGATTGTAGAATCAATACCTAATTATCAAGTAATAAGTAATTCGTTTATACTTGATGTCAAAAATTCATACGCTGCTGTTGCTTTTGTTGCTGCCAGCTATGATACAGAGGGCCTGACTACTTCTCAAAATGTTTATGTAAAGTTCTATAATATTAGTACACTTGCTACCTCGGGAACCTCTCAGCTTGCTGGCCAGAAAACTGACTGGGATTACCCTGGTGCGATTTCCGTAAGTATAGGAGATACAAAAGCCATCGTTGCCTGGACTGATTATAGTGGTTCGAATAAAATACTAAAAACTAGAATTTATCAGTTAAGTACTGGCTTAGCTACAGGAGCTGCAGCCACTTCTATTACACTACCAGTCAACGTAAACGGCCCAATTAAAGTATCTACTAAATCCCAAGGAGATAATGCAATTGTTGCTTTCGCTGCACAATTCTCAAATGCAATGTATTACGCGGCGATCTCCTCAATTAATATTGCAACGGGCACTAAGATAAAGGAAACGATGCTCAATTCTGGAAATTTTATTTCCGTAAATCCGGTAAATATGTTCAATCCATCATCAGATTTTTCACTCTGTGCGTCCTCGGATAAAGGATTCCTCGTATGGAAAACTCCAGAGAACAATCTTGCTGCTCAAATAATAACAATCTCTACGGGAAATATCAGTACACCAATCGTAATTTATGACACTGGGATTTCTCAAGTTAAATGTGAGGCAACCGGATCGATCGGTATCTTGAATTATTCAAAAGGGAATCGTATTTATATCAAAACAGTCGATTTGAATACAGCTTTAGTGAGAGAAACCTCTCCGTTAGTAATTGATTCAATGATCGGGGCAACGAGTAAAAAACTCGGAAGCGTTTTTCTTTCAGGGTCAAATTTGATTTCTCTTTGGGAGCATAACGAGGGTGGTAAGTCCACAATTCGCGGCAGATCCGTTTCAATTTCTCCATTAGCCGTAAGAGGCCCTGGAGATTTTTTTGTCAGCACGACAAATCAAGGTAACCAAACCGCACCGTATATTGCCGGGAATTCGCAAAATGCTTTTGTTGTGTGGTATTCAGTTGAAACGTTCACCCCTAAAATAAGAGGGTCTTTTTTCAATCTTTCTAATCTTCCAGGAGCCCTCCAATATGGAATGAACAACTTCTTCATTGCACCAATGATCGAAAGGGACTTCACCATTTGGACAAAAGTTACTCAGTAA
- a CDS encoding TonB-dependent receptor domain-containing protein codes for MKKIKFNPTILLIVFTLLSVTPTWSQAAGKIRGKIVDGDNGEAVFGATIVVRSIKKFAKSDFDGAYDLELPVGTHEVEFQMLGYSPQKRTINVTPGKPQVVNITFGLQTLETVDVKGRALNDAEAALLALQKKSAAVSDGISKEAIKKSPDSSAGEVVRRVTGITLVGGKFVFVRGLGERYSNTELNDTLVPSTEPDKRVVALDIFPSGVLKNVRIMKTFLPELPGEFSGGLVKIETQEYPEEKQLSVSVGAGGNYNTTGHKFLNMNQGNFFGGVNDNQKMPSALAGIPESIPIEPGSIFGGLPPQGVQASAGLFNQKWTPNSGPASFDRNFSINYGDTFKVGATSRIGILVGSTYNRNYRFRQESSNRYFANPVSTLTTAGTNLTLQQHQDADLYIEERNWGNNANIAYEITKGQQIFMKTLFTQQGESQVRDATGQDKIDNFDFKALTTQYTSSRIFHNTIGGDHALNWFGDRAHKFDWRFNYAEANRDQPDLQQQVWRKASTADPFTDYTRLGNNPDGSRFFSESKDTSRTTKLNYEIPFDQWSGLKSLFKFGSYTLSREKDFRFREFGQKPNTAVPLTNLYPVPGEIYSNPIYFLTNDFTFSERQVESNAYDAFQRLQAYYSQVELPILPKLKVLAGVRYEDSYQKVKTFVLRDTNSPFNLSYGCGSMDEFSRIALVRNNICDPNNNGVGELRTKDKLPSINVNWEFADNQILRVSATQTLTRPDLRELSPFGFTPYFGANRVFGNSDLRRSYIHNYDVRYEYYLNSTDYIGVGAFLKQISNPIEMIGQPIAGSIAQRFTYLNAEQGTIRGVEFDFRKDVTKWMRFEANMFLINSRVDVISWNEYIMAKGGLLDPLSKAATYNPTNISRPLQGQSPLVFNIKFDFYLNEKKTQNIGVYYNYFGDRLFAVGANGLPDAYERAVGLTDVVYTTKRGDHLEFKVSAQNIFDTRYRVYQKNELTGEKELFLSYRTGVSYSFQATYKL; via the coding sequence ATGAAAAAAATAAAATTCAACCCTACAATCCTTCTGATAGTATTTACCTTACTTTCAGTAACTCCCACTTGGTCCCAAGCAGCGGGGAAAATTCGCGGAAAAATCGTAGATGGAGATAACGGTGAAGCCGTTTTCGGTGCTACCATCGTAGTTAGGTCCATTAAAAAATTCGCAAAATCGGATTTCGATGGAGCCTATGACTTAGAACTTCCTGTTGGCACTCATGAAGTTGAGTTCCAAATGTTAGGATATTCTCCGCAAAAACGGACCATTAATGTTACTCCGGGAAAACCCCAAGTAGTAAATATTACCTTCGGCTTACAAACCTTAGAGACCGTAGATGTAAAAGGTAGAGCTTTAAATGATGCGGAAGCGGCACTCTTAGCACTTCAGAAAAAATCTGCAGCGGTTTCCGACGGTATTTCAAAGGAAGCCATTAAGAAAAGTCCAGACTCTTCTGCAGGTGAAGTAGTTAGAAGGGTCACCGGGATCACGTTAGTCGGTGGAAAATTCGTTTTCGTTCGAGGCTTGGGTGAACGTTATTCAAATACTGAATTGAATGATACATTAGTTCCTTCTACTGAACCTGACAAACGAGTTGTGGCTTTAGATATCTTTCCTTCCGGAGTTTTGAAAAACGTTCGGATCATGAAGACATTTTTACCGGAACTTCCCGGGGAATTTTCCGGAGGTCTTGTTAAAATCGAGACCCAAGAATATCCGGAAGAGAAACAACTTAGTGTCTCAGTCGGAGCAGGTGGTAACTATAATACTACGGGTCATAAATTCTTAAACATGAACCAAGGGAATTTTTTCGGTGGAGTAAATGATAATCAAAAAATGCCATCTGCCCTTGCCGGAATTCCTGAGTCGATCCCAATTGAACCAGGAAGCATTTTTGGAGGACTTCCCCCTCAAGGAGTTCAGGCCTCTGCCGGTCTATTCAACCAAAAATGGACACCTAATTCAGGCCCTGCCTCATTTGATAGGAACTTCTCTATCAACTACGGTGATACTTTTAAAGTAGGAGCAACTTCTCGTATCGGGATTTTAGTAGGTTCTACTTATAACCGTAACTATCGCTTCCGCCAAGAAAGTTCGAATCGTTATTTTGCAAACCCTGTATCCACTCTAACAACGGCAGGTACTAACCTCACATTACAACAGCACCAGGATGCCGATTTGTACATTGAAGAAAGGAACTGGGGAAACAACGCAAATATCGCATATGAGATCACGAAAGGCCAACAGATCTTTATGAAAACCTTGTTCACTCAACAAGGAGAATCTCAAGTCCGTGATGCAACGGGACAGGATAAAATCGACAATTTTGATTTTAAGGCTCTTACCACCCAATATACAAGCAGCCGCATCTTCCATAATACGATCGGAGGAGACCACGCTCTAAATTGGTTTGGAGATAGGGCTCATAAATTCGACTGGAGATTTAACTATGCGGAAGCAAATCGAGACCAGCCGGACCTACAACAACAGGTATGGAGAAAAGCTTCTACTGCAGATCCATTTACTGATTATACTCGTTTAGGAAATAACCCTGATGGATCTCGATTCTTCTCAGAATCTAAAGATACAAGCCGAACTACTAAATTAAATTATGAAATTCCATTCGACCAATGGAGTGGGTTAAAATCACTTTTCAAATTCGGAAGTTATACTCTTTCTAGGGAAAAGGATTTTAGATTCAGGGAATTCGGACAAAAGCCGAATACCGCTGTACCGCTTACAAATCTGTATCCAGTACCGGGCGAAATCTATTCTAACCCGATTTATTTCCTAACAAACGACTTTACCTTCTCAGAGAGACAGGTAGAGTCAAACGCATATGACGCTTTCCAAAGGTTACAAGCTTACTATTCTCAAGTGGAACTCCCAATCCTTCCTAAATTGAAAGTTTTGGCAGGGGTTCGTTACGAGGATAGTTATCAAAAAGTAAAAACCTTCGTATTAAGAGATACTAATAGCCCGTTTAACTTAAGCTACGGTTGTGGATCTATGGATGAATTCAGCAGGATTGCTTTGGTTCGGAATAATATTTGTGATCCTAATAATAATGGGGTGGGAGAACTTCGTACAAAAGACAAACTCCCCTCTATCAACGTAAATTGGGAATTTGCCGACAACCAGATCTTGCGTGTATCTGCTACCCAAACCTTAACTCGTCCAGACCTGAGGGAATTGTCTCCATTCGGATTCACTCCGTATTTTGGAGCAAACAGGGTATTCGGTAATTCAGACTTACGTAGATCTTATATCCACAACTATGACGTACGATACGAATATTATCTAAACTCAACCGACTATATTGGAGTGGGAGCATTCTTGAAACAGATTTCCAACCCAATAGAGATGATCGGACAACCGATCGCAGGAAGTATTGCTCAACGTTTCACCTATCTGAATGCGGAACAGGGAACGATCAGAGGTGTTGAATTCGATTTTCGTAAAGACGTAACCAAATGGATGAGATTTGAAGCAAATATGTTCTTGATCAATTCCAGAGTGGACGTGATTTCCTGGAACGAGTATATAATGGCAAAAGGAGGACTCTTAGATCCCCTTTCCAAAGCCGCTACTTATAACCCTACCAATATTTCTCGACCTCTGCAAGGTCAGTCACCGTTGGTATTCAATATTAAATTCGATTTCTACTTAAATGAAAAGAAGACCCAAAATATCGGTGTTTACTATAACTACTTCGGCGACAGATTATTTGCAGTTGGAGCGAACGGGTTGCCTGACGCTTATGAAAGAGCAGTCGGTTTAACTGACGTAGTTTACACTACTAAAAGAGGAGACCATCTTGAGTTCAAAGTTTCTGCTCAGAACATCTTCGATACACGATATAGAGTATATCAGAAAAATGAGTTAACTGGCGAGAAAGAGTTGTTTCTTTCTTATAGAACAGGTGTGAGCTACTCTTTCCAAGCTACTTATAAACTGTAA
- a CDS encoding LIMLP_04285 family protein — MITRTIITISIFLICLGTLSADTVTNTKTKEVIENVKTTQTEQGVIVEFEDGSRRGFDRTSVTVEAKPVEWKQKDQENYPDKERYTDYAIFGGIFLIILLLP, encoded by the coding sequence ATGATTACGAGAACTATTATTACAATTTCAATTTTTCTAATATGTTTGGGAACCCTTTCTGCAGACACAGTCACCAATACTAAAACTAAAGAAGTGATTGAGAACGTAAAAACCACTCAGACAGAACAGGGTGTGATTGTTGAGTTCGAAGACGGCTCCCGTAGAGGTTTTGACAGAACGTCCGTTACTGTCGAAGCCAAACCAGTAGAATGGAAACAAAAAGATCAGGAGAATTATCCTGACAAAGAAAGATACACTGACTATGCCATTTTTGGTGGGATCTTCTTAATAATACTACTTTTACCCTAA
- a CDS encoding putative bifunctional diguanylate cyclase/phosphodiesterase: MSLNGLNFYSYLSKIRILKTYSSKIMLVAFLGTHVPLITLLLFFVLSTVQDIQTALKILGIALIATLVGTAATLFALHKLLTPVVLTSKSLNRYLSEREIPNLPTVFQDEAGSLMADTVTTVRKLDELIHYMANYDGLSGLPNRDLFLERLSNSLHELSMREEILSFPVLSLEATHLKQIRSNFGVHMGDLYLRSLVQKLETMLGPETVLARTGDGEFSFFPLPSSSQILETDTEIWAEKIQNSTSSPLNVVNQQISSEIRIGISVFPYDGKSADQLLWKSETALSQTKLSGTSKIQTYSSEWKERMKEKYLLEKDLKLAISKNQLFIQYQPRIEVQTGKKISAEALLRWNHPEYGVISPTIFIPIAEESGIIGEMGEWVLSKSMEDLGNWKKRGLPPIRISVNLSAKQLEDKNIAKKVLDILEKNNLSVEDLELEITESSLITNIQSALEILGELHSWGISLALDDFGTGYSSLSYLSKIPLKTLKVDQSFVRKILTDPNSLAISKTIVALGKSLGLRITAEGVETEVQMRKIKDLGCDEAQGYFLSKPILLEELEVFVQT; this comes from the coding sequence ATGAGTCTTAACGGATTAAATTTCTATTCCTATCTTAGCAAGATCCGAATTCTTAAAACCTACTCCAGCAAAATTATGCTAGTTGCGTTCCTTGGGACCCATGTTCCATTGATCACACTTTTATTATTTTTTGTATTATCCACTGTTCAAGATATACAAACAGCCCTAAAAATTTTAGGGATCGCACTTATAGCAACTCTAGTAGGAACTGCCGCCACACTTTTTGCCTTACATAAACTTTTAACTCCGGTTGTGCTCACTTCCAAATCCCTAAACAGATATTTGAGTGAAAGAGAGATCCCAAATTTACCCACAGTATTCCAAGACGAAGCCGGCTCTTTAATGGCGGATACCGTAACCACAGTGCGTAAACTGGATGAATTAATCCATTATATGGCAAACTACGACGGATTGTCCGGATTGCCTAATCGGGATTTATTCTTAGAAAGATTAAGCAATTCCCTACATGAACTTTCTATGAGAGAAGAAATATTAAGTTTTCCTGTTCTTTCATTGGAAGCCACTCACTTAAAACAGATCCGATCCAATTTCGGCGTACATATGGGAGATCTATATTTAAGATCACTAGTGCAAAAATTGGAAACAATGCTCGGGCCTGAAACTGTTCTCGCAAGAACCGGAGATGGAGAATTCTCCTTCTTTCCGTTACCTTCTTCTTCCCAAATTTTAGAAACTGATACAGAGATTTGGGCGGAAAAGATCCAGAACAGCACATCTTCTCCCTTAAATGTCGTAAACCAACAGATCTCCTCCGAAATACGAATTGGAATATCAGTTTTTCCTTATGATGGAAAATCCGCAGACCAACTTTTATGGAAATCTGAAACTGCATTAAGCCAGACAAAACTTTCAGGGACTTCTAAGATCCAAACCTATTCTTCCGAGTGGAAGGAAAGAATGAAGGAGAAATACCTTCTAGAAAAAGATCTAAAACTTGCGATCTCTAAAAACCAATTATTCATTCAGTACCAACCAAGAATAGAAGTACAAACAGGCAAAAAGATCTCCGCAGAAGCATTGCTTAGATGGAATCATCCCGAATACGGAGTTATCTCCCCTACAATATTTATACCAATCGCAGAAGAAAGTGGGATCATTGGAGAGATGGGAGAATGGGTTCTTTCTAAATCGATGGAAGACCTGGGAAATTGGAAAAAGAGAGGACTTCCTCCAATCCGTATCTCCGTAAACTTATCCGCAAAACAATTAGAAGATAAGAATATCGCTAAAAAAGTCCTAGATATATTAGAAAAAAACAACCTAAGCGTAGAAGATCTAGAGCTTGAAATCACCGAATCCAGCTTAATTACCAATATACAATCCGCATTGGAAATTTTAGGAGAATTGCATTCCTGGGGGATTTCTCTTGCTTTGGACGATTTCGGAACAGGATATTCCAGCCTTTCTTATTTAAGTAAGATCCCGCTCAAAACCTTAAAAGTGGACCAATCCTTTGTTCGTAAGATCCTAACGGATCCGAATTCCCTGGCGATTTCCAAAACGATCGTAGCATTAGGAAAAAGTTTAGGCCTAAGGATCACTGCTGAAGGTGTAGAAACAGAAGTACAAATGCGCAAGATCAAAGATCTAGGCTGCGACGAAGCACAGGGATATTTTTTAAGCAAACCTATTCTTTTAGAAGAACTAGAGGTATTCGTCCAAACCTAA
- a CDS encoding alkane 1-monooxygenase, with amino-acid sequence MSVGKRLSFLIAYLIPGLAVAGYYLGGSFNFLTLAVVFGILPIMDLWIGPDASNPKEEDVPELQKELYFRFLTYGWAWIQFVLVIWALWEIQTQTLSTLEWFAFVLAIGVNTGGIGITVAHELGHKNTKIEQWYSKFILMTVCYMHFFIEHNRGHHVNVSTHEDPASSRKGESFFAFYPRTVFGSLTSAWNLEKKRLGKLGKSSWTLDNEMITSMIIPVLFISAVTGIFYAITGNLNWQVPAFFFVQSWIAFSLLELVNYIEHYGLARKELSPGKFEKVLPIHSWNQNFSLSNAFLFQLQRHSDHHANAGRRYQSLRHFEESPQLPYGYELMILLALFPPLWFKVMDKKLEEWKRQHGGSSASHSGKREPATA; translated from the coding sequence ATGAGTGTAGGGAAAAGATTATCCTTCTTGATCGCATACCTGATCCCGGGCTTGGCCGTGGCAGGTTACTATTTGGGAGGCAGTTTTAATTTTTTAACTTTGGCGGTGGTATTCGGAATTCTTCCGATCATGGACCTCTGGATCGGGCCGGATGCAAGTAATCCGAAGGAAGAAGATGTGCCTGAACTTCAGAAGGAACTCTATTTTAGATTCCTGACCTATGGTTGGGCTTGGATCCAGTTTGTTTTGGTGATTTGGGCTTTATGGGAAATCCAAACCCAAACTCTTTCCACATTAGAGTGGTTCGCTTTTGTTTTAGCGATCGGTGTGAACACCGGTGGGATCGGGATCACTGTTGCTCATGAGTTAGGCCACAAAAATACTAAGATAGAACAATGGTATTCCAAGTTTATTCTTATGACCGTTTGTTACATGCATTTCTTTATAGAGCATAATCGTGGACATCATGTGAATGTTTCTACTCATGAAGATCCTGCTTCCAGTAGAAAGGGTGAATCGTTCTTCGCATTTTATCCAAGAACCGTTTTTGGAAGTTTAACAAGCGCTTGGAATTTAGAGAAAAAAAGATTGGGCAAATTGGGTAAGTCTTCTTGGACCTTGGACAATGAAATGATCACATCTATGATCATTCCCGTTCTATTTATCTCCGCAGTGACCGGGATTTTTTATGCGATCACAGGTAACTTGAATTGGCAGGTGCCAGCATTTTTCTTCGTTCAAAGTTGGATTGCGTTCTCTCTATTGGAACTCGTGAATTATATTGAACATTATGGTTTGGCTCGTAAGGAATTATCTCCTGGAAAATTCGAGAAGGTTCTTCCGATCCATTCTTGGAACCAAAACTTTAGCTTGTCTAACGCATTCTTGTTCCAATTGCAAAGACATTCCGATCATCATGCGAACGCAGGAAGAAGATACCAATCCTTGAGACATTTCGAGGAAAGTCCTCAACTTCCTTATGGTTATGAATTGATGATACTTCTGGCTTTATTTCCTCCGCTTTGGTTTAAGGTGATGGATAAAAAATTGGAAGAATGGAAGAGACAACATGGAGGATCTTCGGCAAGCCACTCAGGAAAAAGGGAACCTGCTACCGCATAA